Genomic window (Ruminococcus flavefaciens AE3010):
TTTATTTTTGCTGCATATCCCTGCAGCAGGCTGAGCAGTCTCCGCAGCAGCCCCCGCAGCCCTTGCCCTGTTTCTTGTTCCGTATGCAGACTGCCACAGCGGCAATGAATGCGGCTGCTATAACTGCAATAAGGATAATATCTATTGTATTCATCAGCCCACTCCTAACGCAATACATATAAGTCTGACTATAAGTGCGGCAGCCCATGCGATAACGCACTGCCATACCACTACTGTAAGCGCCCATTTTTTGCCCAGCTCTCTTTTGACTGCGGCTATTGCTGCAACGCAGGGTGTATACAGCAGTGAGAATACCAGCAGGGAAGCAGCAGAAAGTGATGACATGGAAGCTGATACGCCGCTGCTGTAGAGTATCTCCAGAGTGGATACCACGCTCTCCTTAGCCATGAAGCCGCTTACCAGAGAAACTATCACACGCCAGTCTCCCAGCCCTACGGGCTTCATTACGGGAGTGAACAGGCTTGCTATCTTGGCAAGGATACTGTCCTCAGCGTCGCTGACGATATTCAGCTTCAGGTCGAAGTTTTGCAGGAACCATACGCATATGGTGGCGATAAGTATAACCGTAAATGCTCTCTGTAAGAAGTCCTTTGCCTTTTCCCACAGGAGCTGAGCTACATTTCTTGCTCCCGGGAGACGGTAATTTGGAAGCTCCATAACAAAGGGGACAGCTTCGCCGCGGAAAAGGAAAGTTTTGTAGAAATATGCGGCAAGTATGCCTATTATTATACCGAGAAGATACAGTCCCACCATTATGAGACCGCCTTTTTTCGGGAAGAAAGCGTTTACGAAGAATGCATAAATGGGAAGCTTC
Coding sequences:
- a CDS encoding FeoB-associated Cys-rich membrane protein; amino-acid sequence: MNTIDIILIAVIAAAFIAAVAVCIRNKKQGKGCGGCCGDCSACCRDMQQK